In the genome of Raphanus sativus cultivar WK10039 chromosome 9, ASM80110v3, whole genome shotgun sequence, the window ACTCTTccaagaaacaagaagaaaccCATCTCTCCCCtctcttttttgtttctcttgaTCAAGCTCGCTCGTAGATTGGCTAACGGAGAGGAGAAAAATATTCTTCTTCGGTGGGAGGGAATGGTGGGTGTGATGCAAGAAGACCGCGTAGTGTCAAGCGGAGACCGAGCAGGAATTCAACTCGGAGTAGATGACCAAAACCCATAATATTTTACTACAACAAGTCaattttctatgttttattattgttaaatAGTGCGATCTGTTCTTCCGTATTAATTGCAATCGTTGGTTCAAGCTCATGTCAGTTCTGCAGTATAACGAAATTGTGTGTTTTGCATTTAACGAAATCCTCTAACACACTATCAAACAGAAGAAAGAATGTAACAAAGAGAAGATGTTTTAAGtaacttaaaaacaaaaaaaaaaaacaaaaaaaaatgttttaagtaaCTTACCAAATAAACTGTTTTGCAcgttctttatttatttactttctaCTTCATTCCTGAAATAGCAATGTAtctaaagaagaaagaaaaatgacATCGTGTGCATGTCGCACATATGATGAAGACAAACATATAAGGTTGTCGGGTCGTTCGTAGCCAAGTGGCTGCTGAGCTCTGCCTTCGGGCCCTGACGTCGGGGGTTCGACCCCCacttacctcagtttgaggattaaaaggtccaaaagtgaccagttgacaaaaaaaaaaaaacatataaggTTAGTTTCTTCAAACTACATGAGCTTCATTTTTGAGCTTATCTATCAACTCATCCACGGAAGAAACGATAACTCCAGATTTCCTCTTTGGAGGCTCCGTGACTTCCACGATCTCTATGTCTGATTTAATGTCCACTTTCAGATCCTCCAACGTCATTTTCTTAATCGGCTTCGATTTTGCCTTCATTATGTTGGGGAGTGTTGCATATCTTGGTTGGTTCAACCTCAGATCAGTTCTGTATTACAAACATCAAAGTTGTTACAATTAGAGTTCATGACACaattattatgtaaataaagTAAGAACTTACGTGATCACAGCGGGTAAATCTATACTAAGGGTTTCAAGACCTCCATCAACTTCTCTATCAACAGTTGCAAACTTCTTATCCTTATCCAACACAACCTACTAAACAGAGAGACgaaatgaacaaaaataaattaaatgtatgTATAAAATCACTTGTTACCCACCTTAGATGCAAAAGTAGCTTGTGGCCAACCAAGCAAAGCTGCAACCATTTGCCCTGTTTGATTGCAATCATCATCTATTGCCTAAAACATTACAAAGACCcaaaagtttgaatctttcaGCTTCTGAAGACTGAAAAATCTCAAACTTTAAGCTAAAAAGTCGATAAAGTTGAAAACTTTACAAACGGGAGGGAGACGGAACCTGTTTCCCGAGGAAAATCAATCCAGGATTCTCGACGTCGGCGAGACTCTTCAGGATCTTAGCGATGGACAAAGGGAGGAAGCTAGAACTGGCCTCGACGTGGATCGCTCGATCCGCGCCCATGGCAAGACCAGTGCGAAGCGTGTCAACGCACTGCGAAGGGCCGATGCTCACTGCGACGACCTCTTTGGCGAACCCAGCTTCTTTGATCCGAAGAGCTTCCTCGAGCGCGATCTCGCAGAACGGGTTCATCGACATCTTGACGTTCTGGGTATCTACGCCGGTCTATATAAAAAGGATCGAATTTTTAAACGGTGTTTCAGTGGGGATATTTAGAgattgggtttttttttttgatttttttttaccttgtCGGGTTTGACACGGATCTTGACGGCGTAGTCGACGACACGCTTAACGGCGACGAGAATCTTCATCGTCCGGGGAGATAGACAGAGGGGCACTTTTGTGTGTTTGGTGTGGATCTAAGGTTGATGATGACTCATCAAAAGATGGCGTGATCTTCGTTTTTTTGGTTCCGTCCGGTTTAAGTTTTTTCGGTTTAGTTTTACTGTTTTGTGTCGCCTTCTTCAAGATTTCATTTTATACCGACTTTATATGTTTTCGGAAAACAGTCCAATGCTATTGTTGTAGTGATTCAAACTCAATGCTATTGTTGCTTCATAAGTATATATTTCTTTGGGTTATCTGAACCAATCAGACACAATCAAAATTGAatgatatatgattattttatggGTTCTAGAGTGTGATACAAAAACTGatcaaaaattgtaaaaaaaatattcttctatcaaccaaaattattattatcCTAATTTCTAAATCACAATCTCAACTCTACAATAATCCtcaataaatatgaaaacttttcagaaaaaacatttttaaaaagttaaattaaaaaaagaaacatactgattacaattaataaaataatattcatttttcaacaaaaaattgTTATCCTAATTTCTAAATTGCTATCCCAATTCTACAATAGGTACAAAAAATAATGATTAACTTTCCTAAAAgagcatttttaaaaagtttatttaacaaatacaaactactgatcaaaatttttaaaagaacacTCATCTATCAACGGAAATTTTTCTTatcctaatttttaaataacaatctCAAATCCACAATAGTTTTCTATAAAAATGataactttccaaaaatagcatttttaaagtttgtttaaaaataCAACCTATTGATCAacatttctgaaaaaaaatacttttctatcaacaaattattttgttatcCTTATTTCTAAATCACTATCATAAATCTATAATAGATCccaataaaaatgataacttccaaaatagcattttaaaaaatatattttagaaatacaacttataattaaaatattttttgaa includes:
- the LOC108824437 gene encoding electron transfer flavoprotein subunit beta, mitochondrial; this translates as MKILVAVKRVVDYAVKIRVKPDKTGVDTQNVKMSMNPFCEIALEEALRIKEAGFAKEVVAVSIGPSQCVDTLRTGLAMGADRAIHVEASSSFLPLSIAKILKSLADVENPGLIFLGKQAIDDDCNQTGQMVAALLGWPQATFASKVVLDKDKKFATVDREVDGGLETLSIDLPAVITTDLRLNQPRYATLPNIMKAKSKPIKKMTLEDLKVDIKSDIEIVEVTEPPKRKSGVIVSSVDELIDKLKNEAHVV